From Mya arenaria isolate MELC-2E11 chromosome 1, ASM2691426v1, a single genomic window includes:
- the LOC128229008 gene encoding glycoprotein-N-acetylgalactosamine 3-beta-galactosyltransferase 1-like isoform X2, which yields MQTGSMNFVFGLSVGICFAYMGITYITSPTQRGLSASVKHMAISEDGPRVEVPRDSFLTHKDLDKIKKIIRPVQFNDSHSHHDNDTDAKKLYDKVRVLCWVMTSPQNLEKKAVHVRATWAHRCNKLIFISSVTNDSFPTVGIDVPEGREHLTGKTMKAFQYVFDHHFDDADWFMKADDDTYTILENLRYFLSGQNKDSPIYFGHHFKTIVKQGYFSGGAGYVISKEALRRFGAKGKQASLCRQDGGSEDAEFGKCMQNLGVKVGNSTDRFGRSRFHCFSPATHLMGGYPNWYYKYDSRGGKSGRKSISDYAISFHYVPPAMMYELEYFTYHLRPYGIHSGNQDLNNKVTLHRK from the exons ATGCAGACCGGGTCCATGAACTTTGTTTTTGGGCTGTCTGTGGGTATTTGTTTCGCATACATGGGTATCACCTACATAACAAGCCCAACACAACGGGGGTTGTCAGCCAGTGTGAAGCATATGGCCATCAGCGAAGACGGACCCAGGGTCGAGGTCCCAAGAGACTCGTTTCTTACTCACAAGGATCttgataaaataaagaaaatcatCCGCCCTGTACAGTTTAATGACTCTCATTCGCATCATG acaaCGACACAGATGCAAAAAAACTGTACGATAAAGTACGGGTTTTGTGCTGGGTAATGACTAGTCCCCAGAATCTGGAGAAAAAAGCCGTACATGTGCGTGCCACGTGGGCCCATAGATGTAACAAGCTTATATTTATTAGTTCAGTGACTAATGACAGTTTTCCTACGGTCGGAATTGATGTTCCCGAGGGTCGCGAGCATTTGACTGGTAAAACTATGAAAGCATTCCAATATGTGTTCGACCACCATTTCGATGACGCTGATTGGTTTATGAAAGCCGATGACGACACATACACTATTTTAGAAAACTTACGTTATTTCCTCTCGGGCCAGAATAAAGACTCGCCAATTTATTTCGGTCATCATTTTAAGACGATTGTAAAACAAGGATATTTCAGCGGAGGCGCGGGGTACGTAATAAGCAAGGAGGCGTTAAGGAGATTTGGTGCTAAAGGAAAGCAAGCATCCCTGTGCCGCCAAGATGGTGGATCTGAGGACGCGGAGTTTGGCAAGTGTATGCAGAACTTGGGGGTAAAGGTTGGCAACTCCACTGACCGGTTCGGTCGAAGTCGATTCCATTGTTTTAGTCCGGCTACTCATCTGATGGGCGGCTATCCGAATTGGTATTACAAATATGACTCGCGCGGTGGCAAAAGT GGTCGGAAGAGCATCTCAGACTATGCAATAAGCTTCCACTACGTTCCCCCGGCCATGATGTACGAACTGGAATATTTTACTTACCATTTAAGACCGTACGGTATTCATTCCGGAAATCAAGATTTGAATAATAAAGTGACGTTACACCGGAAGTGA
- the LOC128229008 gene encoding glycoprotein-N-acetylgalactosamine 3-beta-galactosyltransferase 1-like isoform X1 — protein MPGKMQTGSMNFVFGLSVGICFAYMGITYITSPTQRGLSASVKHMAISEDGPRVEVPRDSFLTHKDLDKIKKIIRPVQFNDSHSHHDNDTDAKKLYDKVRVLCWVMTSPQNLEKKAVHVRATWAHRCNKLIFISSVTNDSFPTVGIDVPEGREHLTGKTMKAFQYVFDHHFDDADWFMKADDDTYTILENLRYFLSGQNKDSPIYFGHHFKTIVKQGYFSGGAGYVISKEALRRFGAKGKQASLCRQDGGSEDAEFGKCMQNLGVKVGNSTDRFGRSRFHCFSPATHLMGGYPNWYYKYDSRGGKSGRKSISDYAISFHYVPPAMMYELEYFTYHLRPYGIHSGNQDLNNKVTLHRK, from the exons GCAAAATGCAGACCGGGTCCATGAACTTTGTTTTTGGGCTGTCTGTGGGTATTTGTTTCGCATACATGGGTATCACCTACATAACAAGCCCAACACAACGGGGGTTGTCAGCCAGTGTGAAGCATATGGCCATCAGCGAAGACGGACCCAGGGTCGAGGTCCCAAGAGACTCGTTTCTTACTCACAAGGATCttgataaaataaagaaaatcatCCGCCCTGTACAGTTTAATGACTCTCATTCGCATCATG acaaCGACACAGATGCAAAAAAACTGTACGATAAAGTACGGGTTTTGTGCTGGGTAATGACTAGTCCCCAGAATCTGGAGAAAAAAGCCGTACATGTGCGTGCCACGTGGGCCCATAGATGTAACAAGCTTATATTTATTAGTTCAGTGACTAATGACAGTTTTCCTACGGTCGGAATTGATGTTCCCGAGGGTCGCGAGCATTTGACTGGTAAAACTATGAAAGCATTCCAATATGTGTTCGACCACCATTTCGATGACGCTGATTGGTTTATGAAAGCCGATGACGACACATACACTATTTTAGAAAACTTACGTTATTTCCTCTCGGGCCAGAATAAAGACTCGCCAATTTATTTCGGTCATCATTTTAAGACGATTGTAAAACAAGGATATTTCAGCGGAGGCGCGGGGTACGTAATAAGCAAGGAGGCGTTAAGGAGATTTGGTGCTAAAGGAAAGCAAGCATCCCTGTGCCGCCAAGATGGTGGATCTGAGGACGCGGAGTTTGGCAAGTGTATGCAGAACTTGGGGGTAAAGGTTGGCAACTCCACTGACCGGTTCGGTCGAAGTCGATTCCATTGTTTTAGTCCGGCTACTCATCTGATGGGCGGCTATCCGAATTGGTATTACAAATATGACTCGCGCGGTGGCAAAAGT GGTCGGAAGAGCATCTCAGACTATGCAATAAGCTTCCACTACGTTCCCCCGGCCATGATGTACGAACTGGAATATTTTACTTACCATTTAAGACCGTACGGTATTCATTCCGGAAATCAAGATTTGAATAATAAAGTGACGTTACACCGGAAGTGA